A part of Bacteroidia bacterium genomic DNA contains:
- a CDS encoding LLM class flavin-dependent oxidoreductase, with protein MEIGIDSFAAVPLDDDNNPSISSTQALAELLERIEYADEMGLDLFGIGEHYRKEFLDSAPAMILAAAAARTKRIRLTSAVTVLSAADPVRAFQNFATLDLISQGRAEMVVGRGSFIESFPLFGLNLNDYDELFTEKLGLLLAIRDNESVTWSGRFRPALKNQAIYPRPMQDPLPIWLGVGGTPASFARAGTLGLPLMVAIIGGETHRFRPLIDYYRQAGERAGFAPEQLKVGIHSLGYVASSTEEAVENYYPGYAETFTRIGRERGWPPVTRQGFYAQNGPLGALVVGSPKDVAEKILRHSKALGGISRFTFQMDNAGLSHEQLKQSIGLIGREVAPLVAAGQ; from the coding sequence ATGGAAATAGGAATTGACAGCTTTGCGGCCGTACCGTTAGATGACGACAATAACCCCTCGATCAGTAGCACGCAGGCATTGGCCGAGTTGCTTGAAAGGATCGAATATGCAGATGAGATGGGGCTGGACCTCTTCGGAATAGGCGAACACTACCGGAAAGAATTTCTTGACTCTGCGCCTGCCATGATTCTCGCTGCGGCAGCGGCGCGCACGAAACGAATCCGTCTGACAAGTGCAGTTACTGTACTGAGCGCGGCTGACCCTGTGCGTGCCTTTCAAAACTTCGCCACGCTGGACCTGATTTCGCAGGGGCGGGCTGAGATGGTTGTTGGGCGCGGTTCATTTATTGAGTCTTTTCCGCTGTTTGGCTTGAATCTCAACGATTACGATGAGCTGTTTACCGAAAAGTTGGGTCTTTTGCTGGCGATCCGGGACAACGAATCGGTCACCTGGTCGGGGAGATTTCGCCCCGCACTCAAAAATCAGGCGATATACCCTCGTCCGATGCAGGATCCCCTGCCGATATGGCTGGGCGTAGGAGGTACACCGGCTTCATTTGCGCGGGCGGGTACACTGGGGCTGCCGTTGATGGTGGCGATCATTGGCGGAGAGACCCATCGGTTTCGGCCGTTGATTGACTATTATCGTCAGGCAGGTGAAAGAGCAGGGTTTGCCCCGGAGCAGTTGAAAGTCGGCATTCACTCGCTCGGATATGTGGCATCCAGTACAGAGGAAGCAGTTGAAAACTATTACCCTGGCTATGCCGAAACTTTTACCAGAATCGGAAGAGAAAGAGGCTGGCCACCGGTAACCCGGCAAGGATTTTACGCCCAAAACGGGCCTTTGGGCGCGTTGGTCGTGGGAAGCCCCAAAGACGTAGCCGAAAAAATATTGCGGCACAGCAAAGCCCTGGGCGGTATTTCGCGTTTTACTTTTCAGATGGACAATGCAGGCCTTTCGCATGAACAGCTAAAACAATCCATCGGGTTGATTGGCAGGGAAGTCGCGCCATTGGTAGCCGCGGGTCAGTAA
- a CDS encoding YdeI family protein has protein sequence MNPKVDFFFNKATKWREEYEKLRMIVLDCGLTEELKWGVPCYTFQNSNVVLIHGFKEYCAFLFHKGALLNDSEGILIQQTENVQAARQIRFTNIEEITEMEPILKAYIFEAIEVERAGLKVAFTKHTEIVFPEEFQSKLDADPVLKTAFEALTPGRQKAYNLYFSAPKQSKTREARVEKCIPQILDGKGLNDQ, from the coding sequence ATGAACCCTAAAGTTGATTTTTTTTTCAATAAAGCCACGAAGTGGCGGGAAGAATATGAGAAATTGAGAATGATTGTTCTTGACTGCGGGCTGACTGAAGAATTGAAGTGGGGGGTGCCTTGTTACACGTTTCAAAATAGTAACGTTGTCCTGATCCATGGATTTAAAGAATATTGTGCGTTTCTATTTCATAAAGGTGCTCTGCTGAATGATTCAGAGGGCATCCTGATTCAGCAAACGGAAAACGTACAGGCTGCCCGCCAGATTCGATTCACCAATATAGAGGAAATAACGGAAATGGAACCCATCCTGAAAGCTTATATCTTTGAAGCCATTGAAGTGGAAAGAGCGGGTTTGAAAGTGGCATTTACAAAGCATACAGAAATTGTATTTCCGGAAGAATTTCAAAGTAAACTGGACGCAGACCCTGTATTAAAAACTGCTTTTGAAGCCTTGACACCGGGCCGCCAGAAAGCCTACAATCTCTATTTTTCTGCCCCCAAACAATCCAAAACCCGGGAGGCAAGGGTTGAAAAATGTATTCCCCAAATCCTCGATGGGAAGGGGCTGAATGATCAATAG
- a CDS encoding SH3 domain-containing protein has protein sequence MKTKLFLLTISAIFNIFLLRGADNYQVGSELYVWAKSGLNIREIPDISGKKIGKLNLGEWVKVISISNKKSDIQVIAPRPDLFSTNIYQDSGATAPYYLTGRWIEVRSEKFKGFVVDMYLLKYPPPSTELTMIDYIKTLASEPCTIDTSWVDEDSGSDKKYFDYKSNADTGFGFSGHNFMESVGQTVRIPDMTVEEGFVFCNFFYPLEDAERAKSKDTPLKLMGYEKDNLWMMQSDICEIGISIEENHLYIYMGCSC, from the coding sequence ATGAAAACGAAGCTGTTTCTCTTAACCATAAGCGCCATTTTCAATATTTTCCTGTTGAGAGGTGCGGACAACTACCAGGTTGGAAGTGAGTTGTATGTTTGGGCAAAATCTGGGTTAAATATTCGCGAAATACCAGACATATCAGGTAAAAAAATAGGCAAACTGAATCTGGGTGAATGGGTAAAGGTCATTTCAATTTCCAATAAAAAATCAGACATCCAGGTGATTGCTCCGCGCCCTGACTTATTCAGTACGAATATTTATCAGGATTCGGGGGCGACAGCACCCTATTATTTGACAGGCCGTTGGATTGAGGTAAGAAGTGAAAAATTTAAGGGTTTTGTTGTCGATATGTATCTGTTAAAATACCCACCACCTTCAACGGAACTCACAATGATCGATTATATCAAAACACTGGCCAGCGAGCCATGTACAATTGATACGAGCTGGGTAGATGAGGATTCGGGCTCTGATAAAAAATATTTTGATTATAAATCAAACGCCGATACCGGATTTGGATTTAGCGGGCACAATTTTATGGAAAGTGTAGGGCAAACTGTTCGTATCCCGGACATGACAGTTGAGGAAGGGTTTGTTTTTTGTAATTTTTTCTATCCACTGGAGGATGCTGAAAGAGCGAAATCAAAAGATACTCCGTTGAAATTAATGGGTTATGAAAAGGATAATTTGTGGATGATGCAAAGTGATATATGTGAAATAGGGATTTCAATAGAAGAAAATCATCTTTATATATACATGGGTTGTTCCTGTTAA
- a CDS encoding DUF1572 domain-containing protein, producing MQTTTQLANRFREVILNGTWIANTNFKAQLSDINWQQAIQKVGALNTLAALTFHIHYYIAGILNVLKGGSLDIRDKYSFDLPPILSQDDWETLLDTLWADAEMFAQLVETMPGEKLSEAFVDEKYGDYLRNIEGMIEHCYYHLGQVVLIKKMITEGKNYNQ from the coding sequence ATGCAAACTACAACACAACTTGCCAATCGGTTTAGGGAAGTTATCTTAAACGGAACATGGATTGCAAACACAAATTTTAAAGCACAGTTGTCGGACATAAACTGGCAGCAGGCTATCCAAAAAGTCGGGGCGTTGAATACCCTGGCCGCCCTTACCTTTCATATTCACTACTACATTGCCGGTATATTGAATGTGCTCAAAGGCGGCTCGCTGGATATCCGGGATAAATACAGCTTTGATCTTCCGCCCATTCTTTCACAGGATGACTGGGAGACGCTGCTGGACACCCTCTGGGCCGACGCCGAAATGTTTGCCCAACTGGTAGAAACGATGCCCGGAGAAAAATTGTCTGAAGCGTTTGTGGACGAAAAATATGGAGACTACCTGAGGAATATTGAAGGGATGATCGAACATTGCTACTACCATTTGGGGCAGGTGGTCTTGATTAAGAAAATGATTACAGAAGGGAAAAACTATAATCAATAA
- a CDS encoding shikimate kinase — translation MQKINVIGTSGSGKSTFAKRLSHKLQIPYIEMDAIFWGKDWAMPTDEVFFENVKAALDKESCWVLDGNYSRTAPIKWKDADTIIWIDFSFGRTLYQAVKRAFSRAISQEELWPGTGNRESFKNLFSKDSIVLWTLKTYWQNKARYSKITYGIEYEHITFVRLRSPKECERFLG, via the coding sequence ATGCAAAAAATCAATGTAATCGGGACGAGCGGTTCCGGTAAATCTACATTTGCCAAACGGTTATCACACAAACTACAAATTCCCTATATTGAAATGGACGCCATTTTCTGGGGAAAAGATTGGGCCATGCCAACCGATGAAGTGTTTTTTGAAAATGTAAAGGCGGCTCTGGATAAAGAAAGTTGCTGGGTACTCGACGGCAATTATTCCCGAACTGCACCGATCAAATGGAAAGATGCTGATACCATCATCTGGATAGATTTTAGTTTTGGCCGCACGCTATATCAGGCGGTGAAACGGGCATTTTCAAGAGCCATAAGTCAGGAGGAATTGTGGCCGGGAACGGGAAACCGGGAGAGTTTTAAGAATCTGTTTTCAAAAGATTCAATCGTGCTATGGACGCTAAAAACCTATTGGCAGAATAAAGCCAGATATTCAAAAATAACGTATGGCATTGAATATGAACATATTACATTTGTCCGCTTGAGAAGTCCGAAGGAATGTGAAAGATTTTTGGGGTAA
- a CDS encoding NUDIX domain-containing protein: MELWDVLDENRQKTGKTIVRGEALNPNEYHLVVFAFIRNSQGKFIISKRTPNKTSPNKWEVTGGSALAGDDSITAVKREVKEELGIDLTDEGVLIRSVKHNSECSYFSDIWLFEEDIDMEAIVCQPEEVSEARLATKEEIYSLVKEDQFVAENPAVVGCLAFL; encoded by the coding sequence ATGGAATTATGGGACGTGCTGGATGAAAATCGCCAGAAAACAGGAAAAACAATCGTTCGGGGTGAAGCGCTCAATCCCAATGAATATCATCTCGTAGTATTTGCATTTATCAGAAACTCACAGGGAAAATTTATCATCTCCAAACGAACCCCCAATAAAACATCTCCGAACAAATGGGAGGTAACCGGTGGTTCTGCACTCGCCGGAGATGATAGTATAACAGCCGTAAAAAGAGAAGTAAAAGAAGAGTTGGGGATTGATTTAACCGATGAAGGCGTACTTATCAGAAGCGTAAAACACAATAGCGAATGTTCTTATTTCTCTGACATATGGCTATTTGAGGAAGACATAGATATGGAGGCGATTGTATGCCAGCCGGAAGAAGTAAGTGAAGCCAGGTTGGCTACGAAAGAAGAGATTTATTCCCTGGTAAAGGAGGATCAATTTGTCGCAGAAAACCCGGCTGTTGTAGGATGTCTGGCTTTTCTCTGA
- a CDS encoding histidine kinase: protein MQRHKEIIIHFLLWTAYVLSEYLANTVHVPWDQRMEFLQMTIYTLPLLMIPTYFITLFAVPRYLQRGKTGWFVLIVLAVAFAVFFSRLRLTELIVYLREDIYFRMPASKIVKNVIRDYSLIALAVCLYIIGDWRKKEKINAQLIKAKADAEIQLLKAQLHPHFLFNTLNNIYSLALSNSDLVADSILRLTELLDYLVYWANKETVPLSREVQLIHNYLELERLRYGEHLEIVFDLNVQNESLLVSPLILLPFVENCFKHGGRGKNGRFEVNMQLNVAEKLVFYIRNSKRDSKKQETGNGGVGLENIRKRLVLIYPGRHRLEIKEDERFFSVKFELELKDE from the coding sequence ATGCAACGGCACAAAGAAATCATCATTCATTTTTTATTATGGACAGCTTATGTCTTGTCAGAATACCTGGCAAATACTGTACACGTACCGTGGGATCAGCGAATGGAATTTCTTCAAATGACGATTTATACGCTGCCTTTACTGATGATTCCGACGTATTTTATTACACTTTTTGCCGTACCGCGCTATCTGCAACGAGGGAAAACCGGATGGTTTGTATTGATTGTGCTGGCGGTAGCTTTTGCAGTATTTTTTTCACGCCTGCGGCTTACCGAACTGATTGTATACCTTCGGGAAGATATTTATTTCCGGATGCCTGCTTCCAAAATTGTGAAGAACGTGATTCGGGATTATTCGCTGATTGCGCTGGCGGTTTGTCTGTACATCATCGGAGACTGGCGAAAAAAAGAAAAAATCAACGCCCAACTGATCAAAGCCAAAGCAGATGCTGAAATTCAGTTGCTGAAGGCTCAACTCCACCCGCATTTTTTATTCAACACCCTTAATAATATCTACAGCCTGGCTCTCAGCAACTCTGATCTGGTGGCGGACAGCATATTGCGCCTTACCGAATTACTTGACTATCTGGTATATTGGGCAAACAAGGAGACTGTTCCCCTGTCGCGGGAAGTTCAACTGATTCACAACTACCTCGAACTGGAGCGGCTGCGGTACGGAGAGCATCTGGAAATAGTGTTTGACCTGAATGTACAAAATGAATCTTTGCTGGTTTCACCGTTGATCCTTTTGCCTTTTGTGGAGAATTGTTTCAAACACGGAGGAAGGGGGAAAAACGGGCGGTTTGAGGTCAATATGCAGTTGAATGTAGCAGAAAAGCTGGTTTTTTACATCCGCAACAGCAAACGAGATTCAAAAAAACAGGAAACCGGGAATGGTGGGGTAGGGTTGGAGAATATTCGCAAAAGGCTGGTGCTCATTTATCCCGGGCGGCATCGGTTGGAAATAAAGGAAGACGAAAGGTTTTTTTCGGTAAAATTTGAACTGGAATTGAAAGATGAATAA
- a CDS encoding LytTR family DNA-binding domain-containing protein, producing MNKYNCVILDDEPLALDVIEKYLSGFEQFTVMGKFSDPVEAYPKIKVICPDLLFLDIEMPGLTGLELIEAMQEKPEVIITTAYREYAVEGFELNVLDYLVKPIPFKRFVQAIDKFIQKKESTKPASESVENRFIFVRADRKTMRIALDEILYIEGVKDYVKIVMKDRKIMTKESVGNFMTHLPADRFLRVHRSFIVARDKITAYTAHDIEIGEEEIPIGRMYKGILNEE from the coding sequence ATGAATAAATACAACTGTGTGATTCTCGACGACGAACCGCTGGCGCTGGATGTGATTGAAAAATATCTGTCCGGATTTGAGCAGTTTACGGTCATGGGGAAATTTTCCGACCCGGTGGAGGCCTACCCGAAGATCAAAGTGATTTGCCCCGACCTATTGTTTCTCGACATCGAAATGCCAGGCCTCACAGGACTGGAGCTGATTGAAGCCATGCAGGAAAAACCGGAAGTGATCATCACCACGGCTTACCGCGAATATGCAGTGGAAGGATTTGAATTGAATGTACTGGACTATCTGGTCAAACCGATTCCTTTCAAAAGATTTGTGCAGGCGATTGATAAATTTATACAGAAAAAAGAGTCAACGAAACCAGCTTCTGAGTCTGTCGAAAACCGTTTCATCTTTGTCAGGGCTGACCGAAAAACAATGCGGATAGCGCTGGACGAAATCCTGTATATCGAGGGCGTGAAGGATTATGTAAAAATTGTGATGAAGGACCGGAAGATTATGACCAAAGAATCAGTCGGCAATTTTATGACACATCTACCCGCAGACAGATTTCTGCGGGTACATAGGTCATTTATTGTTGCCAGAGACAAAATCACAGCCTATACGGCCCATGACATTGAGATTGGCGAAGAAGAAATCCCCATCGGGCGGATGTATAAGGGGATATTGAACGAGGAGTGA
- a CDS encoding NADP-dependent malic enzyme, whose protein sequence is MSSKKTLKEEALHYHAKGRPGKIEVIPSKETATQRDLTLAYSPGVAEPCLAIAETPEDVYKYTAKGNLVAVISNGTAVLGLGDIGPEAGKPVMEGKGLLFKIYADIDVFDIELNTKDVDEFVRTVKILEPTFGGVNLEDISAPECFEIEERLKAELNIPVMHDDQHGTAIISAAALLNSLELVGKDISKAKFVVNGAGASASSCTNLYCRLGAQKENIFMFDSKGLIHPDRTNLDGKKREFANDKAPATTTLAEALVNADVFIGLSKGNVMTQEMVSAMAKDCIVFAMANPTPEISYEDALAVRKDIIFATGRSDYPNQVNNVLGFPYIFRGALDVRSKVINEEMKLAAVYALADLAKKPVPESVNMAYGGGNLVFGKEYIIPKPVDPRLLTTVAPAVARAAMESGVAKFPITDWDAYETQLSKRLGQDNTLTRGIINKAKLNPKRVVLADAENIAVLKAAQQVRDDKIATPVLLGKVSKIRQLIAENYLDLADVEIIDPMSPQNEADKLRLEKFGDTFFEKRQRRGYNKSEAHDMVRRRNYFGCMMVDAGEADAMVGGMTRNYPDSIRPALQTIGRQEDVKKVSGMYILMSRFGPLFLADTSVNFNPTAEDIVEIARLAAKEVEKFNIKPRIALLTYSNFGSAAGEDAIKMRKAVEILKTQYPSLIADGEIQAHLPFQTDLLRENYPFSTLAEAGANVLIFPNLSASNIAYNLVKELAGIEKIGPVLLGLKKPVHLLQLGSTTREIVNMIAISVVDAQR, encoded by the coding sequence ATGAGCTCAAAAAAAACACTTAAAGAAGAGGCGCTCCACTATCACGCCAAAGGCCGCCCGGGTAAAATAGAAGTCATTCCCTCAAAAGAAACTGCGACCCAGCGTGACCTGACGCTTGCCTACTCTCCCGGGGTTGCAGAACCCTGTCTGGCTATCGCCGAAACTCCTGAAGATGTCTATAAATATACCGCCAAAGGGAATCTGGTAGCGGTTATTTCCAATGGCACCGCAGTATTGGGACTGGGAGACATTGGGCCTGAAGCGGGCAAGCCCGTGATGGAAGGCAAAGGGCTGCTGTTTAAAATTTATGCAGATATAGATGTTTTTGATATAGAACTCAACACCAAAGATGTAGACGAATTTGTCCGAACTGTCAAAATCCTCGAACCAACTTTTGGAGGTGTAAACCTTGAGGATATTTCTGCGCCTGAGTGTTTTGAAATTGAGGAACGACTAAAAGCTGAGCTCAATATCCCGGTCATGCACGACGACCAGCATGGTACGGCCATTATCAGCGCGGCTGCTTTGCTCAACTCGCTCGAACTGGTGGGCAAAGATATCTCAAAAGCCAAATTTGTCGTCAACGGAGCCGGGGCTTCTGCGAGTTCGTGTACGAACCTGTACTGCCGCCTGGGCGCACAAAAGGAGAATATCTTTATGTTTGACTCCAAAGGCTTGATCCATCCTGACCGTACCAATCTGGACGGAAAAAAACGCGAATTTGCCAATGACAAAGCGCCTGCTACAACCACCCTCGCAGAGGCGCTGGTAAATGCCGATGTGTTTATCGGACTTTCCAAAGGCAATGTAATGACACAAGAGATGGTGAGTGCTATGGCCAAAGACTGTATTGTATTTGCCATGGCCAATCCTACACCGGAAATCAGCTATGAAGATGCGCTTGCCGTGCGCAAAGACATCATTTTCGCCACGGGCCGCAGCGACTATCCCAACCAGGTCAATAATGTACTGGGATTCCCCTATATCTTCCGCGGGGCGTTGGATGTGAGGTCCAAAGTGATCAACGAAGAAATGAAACTGGCTGCGGTATATGCCCTTGCCGATCTTGCCAAAAAGCCCGTTCCCGAAAGTGTAAATATGGCTTATGGAGGTGGAAATCTGGTTTTTGGTAAAGAATACATTATCCCCAAACCCGTTGACCCCCGCCTGCTCACGACCGTCGCTCCTGCTGTGGCCAGGGCAGCGATGGAAAGCGGCGTCGCCAAATTCCCGATCACAGACTGGGATGCTTATGAAACCCAGTTATCCAAAAGACTGGGGCAGGACAATACCCTCACCCGGGGAATCATCAACAAAGCCAAACTAAATCCCAAGCGGGTTGTGCTTGCCGACGCAGAAAATATCGCTGTATTAAAAGCAGCCCAGCAGGTGAGGGACGACAAAATCGCCACGCCCGTTTTATTGGGAAAAGTCTCAAAGATCAGACAATTGATTGCCGAAAACTATCTGGATCTGGCGGATGTTGAAATCATCGACCCGATGTCTCCGCAAAATGAAGCAGACAAATTGCGGCTGGAGAAGTTTGGCGATACGTTTTTTGAAAAACGCCAGCGGAGAGGTTACAACAAAAGCGAAGCGCATGATATGGTGCGGCGCCGCAATTATTTTGGCTGTATGATGGTGGATGCCGGCGAAGCTGATGCAATGGTAGGCGGTATGACGCGCAACTACCCTGACTCCATACGCCCCGCTTTGCAGACGATCGGTCGGCAGGAAGATGTAAAAAAAGTATCGGGGATGTATATCCTGATGAGCCGTTTTGGTCCGCTTTTCCTAGCCGATACCAGCGTAAATTTTAATCCTACCGCAGAAGACATTGTCGAAATCGCCCGTTTGGCGGCGAAAGAAGTCGAAAAATTTAACATCAAACCCCGTATTGCCCTGCTGACTTACTCCAATTTTGGGAGTGCTGCCGGGGAGGATGCGATCAAAATGCGCAAGGCGGTGGAGATCTTAAAGACACAGTATCCGTCGCTGATTGCAGATGGAGAGATACAGGCGCATTTGCCGTTTCAGACTGACCTGCTGAGAGAAAATTATCCATTCTCTACGCTGGCAGAAGCAGGCGCCAATGTGCTTATTTTCCCCAATCTTTCAGCTTCCAATATCGCCTACAACCTGGTGAAGGAACTGGCAGGAATCGAAAAAATCGGCCCGGTACTTTTGGGTTTGAAAAAACCGGTTCACCTGCTGCAACTGGGCAGTACTACCCGCGAGATTGTAAATATGATCGCAATTTCAGTGGTAGACGCGCAGCGGTAG
- a CDS encoding CHAT domain-containing protein: MSKTQIQKLISEARMAEALQLLTSVVPAHLQNEALQLNNRFKALEREKRMGILSSSEATIRSNQITNDTLDLLNQFSSAPVNSGVNQTHHGSGDNVAGNKTIIGRQINMGDGGTYIENQQSAIPVNPSPPSAIKILFLAALPDDQYRFQSEFDTIQDKVRPSIQRGELDFLLPTWDTDYDRLLTRLKEDRPHVLHYSGHGTTDGMCLINPSNRETQLLENHELEDIFEGRTSYLKLVFLSSCFSSTQAEIISAQGIYVLGIKETEIKDEVAVALAERFYLGFTSQEPPISIEKAIRRGCNNFAKTYTEHASFISLWKDGKETDYKKL; this comes from the coding sequence ATGTCTAAAACACAGATTCAAAAACTCATTTCCGAAGCTCGTATGGCGGAAGCACTGCAATTACTGACTTCCGTAGTGCCCGCACATTTACAAAATGAAGCCTTGCAACTAAATAACCGCTTTAAAGCCCTGGAAAGAGAAAAACGCATGGGAATATTGAGCAGTTCAGAGGCCACAATCAGATCCAATCAGATCACCAACGATACCCTGGATCTCCTGAACCAGTTTTCCTCCGCTCCGGTCAACAGCGGCGTAAACCAAACCCATCACGGCTCCGGCGACAATGTCGCAGGAAATAAAACTATTATCGGCAGGCAGATCAATATGGGGGACGGCGGCACCTATATCGAAAATCAGCAATCAGCAATACCAGTCAATCCGTCTCCCCCGTCAGCGATTAAAATCCTCTTCCTTGCGGCTTTGCCCGACGACCAGTACCGATTTCAGTCAGAGTTTGACACCATTCAGGATAAGGTCAGACCGAGTATTCAGCGTGGAGAGCTTGATTTTCTCCTTCCTACCTGGGATACCGACTACGACCGGCTCCTGACCCGTCTCAAAGAAGACCGACCCCATGTACTTCATTATTCCGGCCATGGAACAACTGATGGCATGTGCCTGATTAACCCCTCAAATAGAGAGACACAGCTATTGGAAAACCACGAACTGGAAGATATTTTTGAGGGAAGAACTTCTTACCTCAAACTGGTATTTCTCAGCAGTTGTTTCTCCTCTACACAGGCAGAAATCATTTCTGCCCAGGGAATCTATGTGCTGGGGATAAAAGAGACCGAAATAAAAGATGAAGTTGCCGTCGCGCTGGCCGAGCGGTTTTACCTCGGATTTACTTCCCAGGAACCCCCTATCAGTATCGAAAAAGCCATTCGCAGGGGCTGTAACAATTTTGCCAAAACCTATACCGAGCATGCATCTTTCATCTCTCTCTGGAAGGATGGAAAAGAAACCGATTATAAAAAGCTATAA
- a CDS encoding ATP-binding protein, whose amino-acid sequence MYQRPHFQELLKRINEPRNFIQVVAGPRQVGKTTLVGQLLDAIDMPVHFVSADGIANGDSVWLEQQWEVARFRMRQSGASQGVLAIDEIQKIPNWSEIVKANWDADTRQKNGLKVVLLGSSRLLLQQGLTESLTGRFELTYLGHWSLAEMNAAFDMTAEQFVWFGGYPGSAFLIPDELRWKQYVSDSLIEPSISRDILSLTRVDKPALLRRLFEFGCLYSGQIVSYSKMVGQLHNAGNTTTLAHYLELLDSAGLLGGLEKFSGNHLRQRASSPKFQVHNTALIAAKHPEQFATITGQPEQWGRLVESAVGAHLLNYARQAHYQLFYWREGNDEVDFVIEYHGKTLALEIKSSIARSYSGMEKFRQKFQPGKILLIGKTGIPWQEFLQINPLELL is encoded by the coding sequence ATGTATCAACGTCCTCATTTTCAGGAGCTTCTGAAGCGGATAAACGAGCCTCGCAACTTCATTCAGGTTGTAGCGGGACCCCGGCAAGTAGGAAAAACTACGCTGGTCGGGCAACTATTGGACGCCATTGATATGCCTGTTCATTTTGTATCGGCTGACGGTATTGCAAATGGAGACAGCGTTTGGCTTGAACAACAGTGGGAGGTAGCCCGTTTCCGTATGCGACAATCCGGCGCTTCACAAGGGGTTCTTGCGATTGATGAGATTCAGAAAATCCCCAATTGGTCTGAAATAGTAAAAGCTAACTGGGACGCCGACACCCGGCAAAAAAACGGGCTCAAAGTAGTTCTGTTGGGTTCTTCACGTTTACTGTTGCAGCAAGGCCTGACAGAATCCCTGACAGGGCGTTTTGAGTTGACTTACCTCGGGCATTGGTCTCTGGCAGAAATGAATGCTGCATTTGATATGACTGCTGAGCAATTTGTCTGGTTTGGAGGATATCCGGGGTCGGCATTTTTGATTCCTGACGAACTTCGATGGAAACAATATGTTTCTGATTCTCTGATTGAGCCCAGCATTTCCCGGGATATATTGTCCCTGACACGGGTTGATAAACCCGCCTTGTTGCGCAGGTTGTTTGAGTTTGGCTGTTTGTACTCAGGGCAGATTGTATCCTATAGTAAAATGGTTGGGCAGCTTCATAATGCCGGTAATACAACCACATTAGCTCATTATCTGGAATTACTGGATTCGGCGGGATTGTTAGGGGGATTGGAAAAATTTTCGGGCAATCATCTGCGGCAAAGAGCATCAAGTCCAAAGTTTCAGGTACACAATACAGCCCTGATTGCAGCCAAACACCCTGAACAATTTGCAACCATCACCGGGCAACCAGAGCAATGGGGGCGTTTGGTCGAGTCAGCCGTAGGAGCCCATTTGCTAAATTACGCCAGACAAGCACACTATCAGCTTTTTTACTGGCGGGAAGGCAACGATGAGGTAGATTTTGTCATTGAATATCACGGCAAAACCCTTGCATTGGAAATCAAAAGCAGTATTGCCCGCAGCTATTCCGGGATGGAGAAATTTCGCCAAAAATTTCAGCCCGGAAAAATACTTCTGATAGGCAAAACCGGCATTCCCTGGCAGGAATTTCTACAGATCAATCCATTGGAATTGTTGTAA